A portion of the Oreochromis niloticus isolate F11D_XX unplaced genomic scaffold, O_niloticus_UMD_NMBU tig00000795_pilon, whole genome shotgun sequence genome contains these proteins:
- the LOC109199677 gene encoding C-C motif chemokine 18-like isoform X3 has translation MVNSRSVLLLVCTVLVVGAICGSDARQDGKRRPCCVAVTNLDMSAEVVGETYRQQAATPPCVKAIIFNTEYGPLCADPNAQWVKDLIASMTRV, from the exons ATGGTCAACTCTAGAAGTGTGTTACTGCTGGTCTGCACAGTCTTGGTGGTTGGGGCCATCTGTGGATCAGACG CTCGCCAAGATGGAAAGAGACGACCGTGCTGCGTTGCAGTCACCAACCTCGATATGAGTGCTGAGGTGGTGGGGGAAACATATCGTCAGCAGGCCGCAACACCACCCTGTGTGAAGGCTATAAT TTTCAACACAGAATATGGACCGCTTTGTGCTGATCCAAACGCTCAGTGGGTCAAAGATC TCATTGCGAGCATGACGAGGGTATGA
- the LOC109199677 gene encoding C-C motif chemokine 2-like isoform X4: MVNSRSVLLLVCTVLVVGAICGSDARQDGKRRPCCVAVTNLDMSAEVVGETYRQQAATPPCVKAIIFNTEYGPLCADPNAQWVKDLTANMRKV, from the exons ATGGTCAACTCTAGAAGTGTGTTACTGCTGGTCTGCACAGTCTTGGTGGTTGGGGCCATCTGTGGATCAGACG CTCGCCAAGATGGAAAGAGACGACCGTGCTGCGTTGCAGTCACCAACCTCGATATGAGTGCTGAGGTGGTGGGGGAAACATATCGTCAGCAGGCCGCAACACCACCCTGTGTGAAGGCTATAAT TTTCAACACAGAATATGGACCGCTTTGTGCTGATCCAAACGCTCAGTGGGTCAAAGATC TCACTGCCAACATGAGGAAGGTGTGA
- the LOC109199677 gene encoding eotaxin-like isoform X2, translating into MSLKILSITLLLLFVCVCCHSSKGTRRRHPGRIPPCCPAVTKGNKRGDVVGETYREQAATPPCVKAIIFNTKDGQLCADPDAEWVKDLTANMRKV; encoded by the exons ATGTCGCTAAAGAtcctctccatcactctcctcctgctctttgtgtgtgtgtgctgccacTCCTCTAAAG GTACTCGTCGTCGTCATCCTGGAAGGataccaccgtgctgccctgcAGTCACCAAAGGCAATAAGAGAGGTGACGTGGTGGGGGAAACGTATCGTGAGCAGGCTGCAACACCACCCTGTGTGAAGGCTATAAT TTTTAACACAAAAGATGGACAACTTTGTGCTGATCCAGACGCTGAGTGGGTCAAAGATC TCACTGCCAACATGAGGAAGGTGTGA
- the LOC109199677 gene encoding eotaxin-like isoform X1 produces the protein MSLKILSITLLLLFVCVCCHSSKGTRRRHPGRIPPCCPAVTKGNKRGDVVGETYREQAATPPCVKAIIFNTEYGPLCADPNAQWVKDLIASMTRV, from the exons ATGTCGCTAAAGAtcctctccatcactctcctcctgctctttgtgtgtgtgtgctgccacTCCTCTAAAG GTACTCGTCGTCGTCATCCTGGAAGGataccaccgtgctgccctgcAGTCACCAAAGGCAATAAGAGAGGTGACGTGGTGGGGGAAACGTATCGTGAGCAGGCTGCAACACCACCCTGTGTGAAGGCTATAAT TTTCAACACAGAATATGGACCGCTTTGTGCTGATCCAAACGCTCAGTGGGTCAAAGATC TCATTGCGAGCATGACGAGGGTATGA